In Paenibacillus sp. FSL R7-0345, a single window of DNA contains:
- a CDS encoding DUF58 domain-containing protein, with protein sequence MKSYLSGVAAGIQPRKFAGILAIWAVTLLYVLFQGGKTSFMLFIMVSVLILYLIVGAVSGVRRAKGTRSLYSEQDKPELLYAGGYLRVKLQVSIPGFLPLPYVVVREILKRHNGESWVFEESLIPSLRGQGELQFQTPPLERGSYTFEQTDILAEDIFGLVEHKGTFRAEGQFRVLPRAIFVPRWQLYERRSRLAGLQTSLLHSRRETTQINGVRDYVYGDRLTRIHWNATARTGQWKSKEFEHESVPKTILVLDGSAAAYGSSNQFELAVSVTASLLSYGIRDRIGIGLCCIDRNTKVFVPAESAAERQKMIQYLIDINAEGRGPVLPELEKSHRMFPKGAYFVLISPQSGQPVLDVMRWAESRGMTPAHIQVRNPAANNASREWSDVLRSRGIASYSVNSLQELPAVLGGDAAV encoded by the coding sequence ATGAAGAGCTATCTGAGTGGAGTAGCAGCAGGAATCCAGCCGCGGAAATTCGCCGGCATACTCGCGATATGGGCTGTTACCCTCCTCTATGTGCTGTTTCAGGGCGGCAAAACATCCTTCATGCTGTTTATTATGGTCTCAGTCCTCATTCTTTATTTAATCGTCGGCGCGGTCAGCGGCGTCCGCCGGGCCAAAGGCACGCGCAGCCTGTATTCTGAGCAGGATAAGCCTGAGCTGCTGTATGCAGGCGGATATCTGCGTGTGAAGCTGCAGGTGAGCATTCCGGGATTTCTCCCGCTGCCTTACGTGGTGGTCAGGGAAATTCTCAAGCGCCATAACGGCGAGTCGTGGGTTTTTGAGGAGAGTCTGATTCCCAGCCTGAGAGGGCAGGGGGAGCTGCAGTTTCAGACACCGCCGCTGGAGCGCGGCAGCTACACCTTTGAGCAGACAGATATCCTGGCAGAGGATATTTTCGGGCTGGTAGAGCATAAAGGAACTTTCCGGGCTGAAGGGCAGTTCCGTGTTCTTCCCCGGGCTATCTTCGTACCGCGCTGGCAGCTGTATGAACGCCGGTCCCGTCTGGCCGGACTGCAGACCTCTCTGCTGCATTCACGGCGGGAGACAACGCAGATCAACGGGGTACGCGACTATGTCTATGGCGACCGTTTAACCCGTATCCACTGGAATGCGACGGCCAGAACCGGGCAATGGAAGTCCAAGGAATTCGAGCATGAGTCCGTCCCCAAGACGATTCTTGTGCTTGACGGCAGCGCAGCGGCTTACGGCAGCTCCAACCAGTTTGAGCTGGCGGTTTCCGTTACGGCTTCGCTGCTCAGCTATGGTATCCGTGACCGGATCGGTATCGGCCTTTGCTGTATAGACAGGAATACCAAGGTTTTTGTGCCTGCCGAGAGCGCGGCAGAGCGCCAGAAAATGATTCAATACCTGATTGATATTAATGCGGAAGGCCGCGGACCGGTGCTGCCTGAACTGGAGAAGAGCCACCGGATGTTTCCGAAAGGCGCCTACTTCGTTCTGATCAGTCCGCAGAGCGGCCAGCCGGTGCTGGATGTCATGCGCTGGGCGGAGAGCCGGGGAATGACCCCTGCCCATATCCAGGTGCGTAACCCGGCCGCGAACAATGCCAGCAGGGAGTGGAGTGATGTTCTAAGATCACGCGGAATAGCAAGCTACAGCGTGAATTCCCTGCAGGAGCTCCCTGCTGTACTCGGAGGTGATGCTGCAGTATGA
- a CDS encoding transglutaminase domain-containing protein: MSRWWNGIKSSWHHSFSLLWLMLIGLQWVSFTEPFWLQATTEVVLLSLAAVAVIEILLPVKWGVRLFLEAAAVLYITYRLILNKGTFVPDPWAVTLRDRLPDIAAGMVPYIWFALAAGTLLLLSSWWVNSKARILMFLTANIVAFAALDSFTTSVLWQEVAWTVAAGMGWLVTQHLRSFQLHYPRGWTYLLRYPFKVLINVAIIFSLVIVTGVNMPDVRPTLTDPYTAWQDWNGDGNPSGPGASGSSSSATSSGGGTGSGSSSSGYSLNDDNLGGGFSFDYSPVMTVTSNQRTYMRGESRAVYSGRGWSDDDRWNRGPLVRAAVGTELEREAAPKTQTEPLQQTVRLLGNNDYPVLFGAYSISRVDTIDGEETSNGLFWRSQDNEMIWGSDDVLTYPQTYVLTSEVPVVPVQELSRQTYSQLYEGQDNEQYLQLPDNFPQRVSDLAEEITASAQTPYEKVALLQQYLQVSFPYTNQPDLSRKKSRDMVESFLFEIMEGYCDYYSTALVTMARTLDIPARWVKGYAPGEQAQLPDNLMAQGATNNNYTITNADAHSWAEVYFGDYGWIPVEATPGFTVPLLTQSEEQTPVEPEQEEEQAVEPVQEPAQTASGDSLNIGTWIVAAAAAVLLLWTGYLLWQHRLSLRFLLQRLQSGRPLTPVQKVVAETERWVRYVRRRGMLKEEHETLREAVSRWSRETPEAAGSFTSLLRLFEQAKYSPDIIEDKDWRSVYTEALQLQRSLKGRR; the protein is encoded by the coding sequence ATGAGCCGATGGTGGAACGGAATCAAATCTTCCTGGCATCATTCCTTCAGCCTGCTCTGGCTGATGCTGATCGGCCTGCAGTGGGTATCCTTTACAGAGCCGTTCTGGCTGCAGGCTACAACAGAGGTTGTGCTGCTGTCGCTTGCGGCAGTAGCCGTTATTGAGATTCTCCTGCCTGTAAAATGGGGAGTGAGGCTGTTCCTTGAAGCAGCAGCTGTACTGTACATTACGTACAGGCTGATCCTGAACAAGGGGACCTTTGTTCCTGATCCCTGGGCTGTGACGCTGCGGGACCGTCTGCCCGATATCGCGGCCGGAATGGTCCCCTATATCTGGTTCGCCCTGGCAGCTGGCACGCTGCTGCTGCTGTCCTCCTGGTGGGTCAACTCCAAAGCACGGATTCTCATGTTTCTTACCGCTAACATCGTTGCTTTTGCGGCGCTTGATTCCTTTACCACCTCTGTCCTGTGGCAGGAGGTAGCCTGGACAGTGGCGGCAGGTATGGGCTGGCTGGTTACGCAGCACCTGCGCAGCTTTCAATTGCATTATCCGCGCGGCTGGACTTATCTGCTGCGCTATCCGTTCAAGGTATTGATTAATGTCGCCATTATTTTCTCGCTGGTTATTGTGACCGGGGTGAATATGCCTGATGTGCGGCCAACCCTGACCGATCCTTATACGGCTTGGCAGGACTGGAACGGAGACGGTAATCCGTCAGGACCGGGAGCCTCCGGCAGCTCGTCTTCCGCCACCAGCAGCGGCGGCGGGACAGGCAGCGGCAGCTCGTCTTCCGGCTATAGCCTGAACGATGATAACCTGGGCGGCGGCTTCAGCTTTGACTACTCGCCTGTAATGACAGTTACCTCCAATCAGCGCACCTATATGCGGGGAGAGTCACGGGCTGTCTATTCCGGCAGAGGCTGGAGTGATGATGACCGGTGGAACAGAGGTCCGCTGGTACGGGCTGCTGTTGGCACGGAGCTGGAGCGGGAAGCAGCCCCGAAGACGCAGACAGAGCCGCTGCAGCAGACGGTAAGGCTGCTTGGCAATAATGATTATCCCGTGCTGTTCGGCGCTTATTCCATCTCCAGAGTAGATACGATAGACGGTGAGGAGACCAGCAACGGCTTGTTCTGGCGGAGCCAGGACAATGAGATGATCTGGGGCTCTGATGATGTTCTGACCTACCCGCAGACGTATGTCCTGACCTCTGAGGTTCCGGTTGTGCCGGTTCAGGAGCTGAGCCGGCAGACATACAGCCAGCTGTATGAAGGCCAGGATAATGAACAGTATCTGCAGCTGCCGGATAATTTCCCGCAGCGGGTCAGCGATCTGGCTGAGGAGATTACAGCAAGTGCACAGACTCCTTACGAGAAGGTTGCACTGCTGCAGCAATATTTACAAGTAAGCTTTCCTTATACCAATCAGCCGGATCTCTCACGCAAAAAGAGCAGGGATATGGTCGAAAGCTTCCTGTTTGAGATTATGGAAGGCTACTGTGACTATTACTCAACTGCGCTTGTAACCATGGCCCGGACACTTGATATTCCGGCCCGCTGGGTTAAGGGCTACGCTCCGGGAGAACAGGCCCAGCTTCCGGATAATCTGATGGCACAGGGTGCGACCAACAATAATTATACGATTACGAATGCTGATGCCCATTCCTGGGCAGAGGTCTATTTCGGGGACTACGGCTGGATTCCGGTTGAAGCAACCCCGGGTTTTACTGTTCCGCTGCTGACCCAGAGCGAGGAACAGACTCCGGTAGAGCCGGAGCAGGAAGAGGAGCAGGCTGTAGAGCCGGTACAAGAGCCGGCGCAGACGGCTTCCGGCGATAGTCTGAACATTGGAACATGGATTGTGGCGGCAGCAGCTGCCGTGCTGCTGCTCTGGACAGGTTATCTGCTCTGGCAGCACCGGTTAAGCCTGCGCTTCCTGCTGCAGCGGCTGCAGAGCGGCCGGCCGCTGACCCCGGTGCAAAAAGTGGTGGCCGAAACAGAGCGGTGGGTAAGGTATGTGCGCAGAAGGGGCATGCTTAAGGAAGAGCATGAAACACTGCGTGAGGCTGTCAGCCGCTGGAGCCGGGAAACCCCGGAAGCTGCAGGCAGTTTTACTTCACTGCTGCGGCTGTTCGAGCAGGCCAAGTACAGCCCTGATATTATTGAAGACAAAGACTGGCGCAGCGTGTATACTGAAGCTTTGCAGCTGCAGCGGAGCCTTAAAGGGCGCAGGTAG
- a CDS encoding YqeG family HAD IIIA-type phosphatase produces the protein MFERLVPKLRVNTVFDIDLEDLYRKGYRGIITDLDNTLVGAKAPLATPELLLWFAKVKELGFKLIIVSNNNMDRVSRFATPLDIQFVHQARKPVNTPFLKAMKLMELKPEQTIVVGDQMLTDVLGGNRLGLYTILVLPISVKDEGFGTRINRRVEQIALTRLRKQGLWHEEDKH, from the coding sequence TTGTTTGAACGATTAGTTCCCAAACTCCGGGTAAATACGGTATTTGATATTGATCTTGAAGATTTGTACCGTAAAGGATACCGCGGCATTATTACAGACCTGGATAACACGCTTGTAGGCGCCAAAGCGCCTCTGGCTACTCCCGAGCTGCTGCTGTGGTTTGCAAAGGTGAAAGAGCTTGGATTCAAGCTCATTATTGTATCTAATAATAATATGGACCGGGTGTCCCGCTTTGCCACGCCGCTGGATATCCAGTTTGTTCATCAGGCGCGCAAGCCGGTCAATACCCCTTTTCTGAAAGCTATGAAGCTGATGGAGCTGAAGCCGGAACAGACAATCGTAGTCGGTGACCAGATGCTTACAGACGTGCTGGGCGGTAACCGTCTGGGGCTGTATACAATCCTGGTCCTGCCGATTTCGGTAAAGGATGAAGGCTTCGGTACAAGAATTAACCGCCGCGTCGAGCAGATTGCGCTGACACGGCTGCGTAAGCAAGGATTGTGGCATGAGGAGGATAAACATTAA
- the yqeH gene encoding ribosome biogenesis GTPase YqeH: MSQHNETERPVKCSGCGIKLQTENKELPGYIPESAFEREPVICQRCFRIKNYNEASSVSVDQDEFLHLLSGIGEKNALVIHIVDLFDFEGSLISGLQRFVGNNPVILAVNKCDLLPKVTNWNKLRNWMQQRCKEHGLRTAEIVLVSAKRNQGFERLLETVSELRGQRDIYVVGATNVGKSTLINRLISDYSDLEQELTTSRYPGTTLDMVKIPLDDGHSIIDTPGIVYPWRYSELVERRDLGAVMPENPLKPAVYQLNEGQTLFFGGLGRFDFIQGPRQSFTCYISTTLKIHRTKLERADSLYQDHRGELLTPPAAADMDKLPQWQRHEFRIGRGSQTDLFISGLGWIKVNGTEGAVVAVHVPRGVKVLTRPSLI, translated from the coding sequence ATGAGTCAACACAATGAAACTGAGCGCCCGGTGAAATGCAGCGGCTGCGGTATCAAGCTGCAGACCGAGAACAAGGAGCTTCCGGGCTATATCCCGGAGTCGGCCTTTGAACGGGAACCGGTCATTTGCCAGCGCTGTTTCCGGATTAAGAATTACAATGAGGCTTCTTCGGTATCCGTAGATCAGGACGAATTCCTGCATCTGCTGAGCGGGATCGGCGAGAAGAATGCGCTTGTGATCCACATCGTGGATTTGTTTGATTTTGAAGGCAGCCTGATTTCCGGGCTTCAGCGGTTTGTCGGCAATAACCCCGTCATCCTCGCCGTGAACAAATGCGATCTGCTGCCTAAGGTAACGAACTGGAACAAGCTGCGCAACTGGATGCAGCAGCGCTGCAAGGAGCACGGCCTGCGGACAGCAGAAATCGTCCTCGTCAGCGCCAAGCGCAACCAGGGCTTTGAGCGTCTGCTGGAGACGGTCAGTGAGCTGCGCGGACAACGTGATATCTATGTTGTCGGGGCAACGAATGTGGGCAAGTCCACACTGATTAACCGTCTGATCTCGGACTACAGTGATCTGGAGCAGGAGCTGACCACTTCACGTTATCCCGGCACTACACTGGATATGGTCAAAATTCCGCTGGATGACGGCCACTCTATTATTGATACTCCGGGGATTGTATACCCTTGGCGTTACAGTGAGCTTGTAGAACGGCGTGATCTGGGCGCGGTAATGCCTGAGAATCCGCTTAAGCCTGCGGTTTATCAGCTGAATGAGGGACAGACGCTGTTCTTCGGCGGCCTGGGACGGTTTGATTTTATCCAGGGTCCGCGGCAATCCTTCACCTGCTACATCAGTACAACACTGAAGATTCACCGCACCAAGCTGGAGCGGGCAGATTCGCTGTACCAGGATCACCGCGGTGAGCTGCTGACGCCGCCGGCGGCAGCCGATATGGACAAGCTGCCGCAGTGGCAGCGTCACGAATTCCGGATCGGCCGGGGCAGCCAGACTGACCTGTTCATCTCCGGGCTCGGCTGGATTAAAGTCAACGGGACGGAAGGCGCAGTTGTTGCCGTACATGTTCCGCGCGGCGTGAAGGTGCTCACCCGCCCTTCGCTGATCTAA
- the aroE gene encoding shikimate dehydrogenase produces the protein MTGNHTNTDMLLGVMGDPIAQSKSPLMHTAALKALAIPGAYVPLHITPDRLGEAVQAIRTLGFRGVNVTIPHKIAVMDYLDKLDASAVAGGAVNTIVNDNGILTGYNTDGIGYVRSLKAEAVPDLSGARILVLGAGGAARGIISALLQEGPASVVIANRTADKAQELAASWQAAGTVTGAAMGDIAGLIPDADIVINTTSVGMFPYPDETPVASGLFSKNQVVSDLIYNPLRTRLLEEALQAGCTIHGGLGMFIYQGAYAFEYWTGQAAPVDVMRQTMLEAFGVTGADMELLK, from the coding sequence ATGACCGGCAATCACACGAATACGGACATGCTGCTGGGCGTCATGGGCGATCCGATTGCCCAGTCCAAGTCACCGCTGATGCATACAGCAGCGCTGAAGGCTCTCGCTATACCCGGGGCCTATGTGCCGCTGCATATTACCCCGGACCGGCTGGGCGAAGCGGTGCAGGCCATCCGCACGCTCGGCTTCCGCGGAGTCAACGTGACGATCCCGCACAAAATTGCCGTCATGGACTATCTGGACAAGCTGGATGCCAGTGCGGTTGCCGGCGGCGCGGTCAATACGATTGTCAACGATAACGGAATCCTGACCGGATATAATACCGACGGCATCGGCTATGTACGCTCGCTGAAGGCTGAGGCTGTCCCGGATCTGTCCGGTGCCCGCATTCTGGTGCTGGGAGCGGGAGGGGCAGCCAGAGGTATTATCAGCGCTCTGCTGCAGGAAGGTCCGGCTTCCGTCGTCATTGCCAACCGCACCGCTGATAAAGCGCAGGAGCTGGCAGCCTCATGGCAGGCTGCAGGCACTGTTACCGGAGCGGCAATGGGGGATATAGCCGGGCTGATCCCGGATGCTGATATTGTCATCAATACCACTTCTGTCGGAATGTTTCCTTACCCGGATGAGACGCCGGTGGCATCGGGTCTGTTCAGTAAAAACCAGGTTGTCAGCGATCTGATCTACAACCCGCTGCGCACCCGGCTGCTTGAGGAGGCTCTGCAGGCAGGCTGCACCATCCACGGCGGTCTGGGAATGTTCATCTATCAGGGCGCGTATGCCTTTGAATACTGGACGGGGCAAGCTGCTCCGGTAGATGTCATGCGCCAGACGATGCTGGAAGCTTTCGGTGTCACCGGGGCAGACATGGAATTACTTAAATAG
- the yhbY gene encoding ribosome assembly RNA-binding protein YhbY, translated as MLTGKQKRYLRSLAHHLDPVFQVGKGGVNDHLIRHVEEAIEKRELMKISVLNNNADDPKEIGAELAEQSGSELVQVIGKTIVLYKESRDNKTIELPR; from the coding sequence ATGTTAACTGGTAAACAAAAACGTTATCTCCGCTCTTTGGCCCATCATCTCGATCCTGTGTTTCAGGTCGGCAAAGGCGGCGTTAATGACCATCTGATCCGTCACGTTGAGGAAGCCATTGAGAAGCGCGAGCTGATGAAAATCAGCGTGCTTAATAACAATGCTGACGATCCTAAGGAAATCGGCGCAGAGCTGGCCGAGCAGTCAGGATCTGAGCTGGTACAGGTAATCGGCAAAACTATCGTGCTCTATAAGGAATCACGCGACAACAAAACGATTGAACTGCCGCGCTAA
- a CDS encoding nicotinate-nucleotide adenylyltransferase, protein MKVGIMGGTFDPLHIGHMLAAEAARDSYSLDEVWFMPSHIPPHKHEAGASGADRLAMVKCAVEDHEAFGILDWEIVRGGVSYTIDTVRSLKQEYPQHEFYFIVGADMVEYLPKWHGIRELAELLTFIGVGRPGTPLDLAALPDFISGRVLLADMPQVDISSTMLRSRAAAGRSIRYMVPEQVYEYVQRSGLYGLQPRSAD, encoded by the coding sequence TTGAAAGTTGGAATTATGGGGGGAACCTTTGATCCTCTTCACATAGGCCATATGCTGGCGGCGGAAGCCGCCAGAGATTCTTATTCCCTGGATGAAGTCTGGTTCATGCCCTCGCATATCCCGCCGCACAAGCATGAAGCCGGAGCTTCCGGTGCTGACCGTCTGGCTATGGTTAAATGTGCGGTTGAGGATCATGAAGCGTTCGGCATTCTCGACTGGGAAATTGTCCGGGGCGGTGTCTCCTACACCATTGATACCGTACGCAGCCTGAAACAGGAATATCCGCAGCACGAGTTCTATTTTATTGTCGGTGCGGATATGGTGGAATACTTGCCTAAATGGCACGGAATCCGCGAACTGGCGGAACTGCTGACCTTCATCGGTGTGGGACGTCCAGGAACTCCGCTTGATCTGGCTGCCCTGCCGGATTTCATCTCCGGCAGGGTGCTGCTGGCAGACATGCCGCAGGTGGATATTTCATCAACAATGCTCAGGTCTAGAGCGGCCGCCGGCCGCTCGATCCGCTATATGGTACCTGAGCAGGTGTATGAATATGTGCAAAGGAGTGGATTGTATGGCTTACAGCCGCGAAGCGCTGATTGA
- the yqeK gene encoding bis(5'-nucleosyl)-tetraphosphatase (symmetrical) YqeK, with protein MAYSREALIEAVSAQMPDKRWQHTLGVMETSVKLAKHYGADPGQAETAAILHDVAKYWPVERMKDVIVQNGLSAELLEHDKQLWHAEVGAFVAEHEYGITDPGILGAIRYHTSGREGMTLLEKVVCLADYIEPGRDFPGVDEIRRLSMVSLEEGLIAGFDSTISLLLQKRRIVFPLTVLARNDLVRILEEKI; from the coding sequence ATGGCTTACAGCCGCGAAGCGCTGATTGAGGCCGTTTCTGCCCAGATGCCGGACAAGCGCTGGCAGCACACGCTAGGCGTAATGGAGACCTCAGTCAAGCTGGCGAAGCATTATGGAGCTGATCCCGGGCAGGCCGAAACGGCAGCTATCTTGCATGATGTAGCTAAATACTGGCCGGTAGAGCGGATGAAGGACGTTATTGTACAGAACGGCCTTTCAGCTGAGCTGCTTGAGCATGACAAGCAGCTATGGCATGCCGAGGTGGGGGCGTTCGTCGCCGAGCATGAGTATGGGATCACAGACCCGGGTATTTTAGGGGCGATCAGGTACCATACTTCAGGCCGCGAAGGGATGACTCTCCTGGAGAAGGTTGTCTGTCTGGCGGATTATATCGAGCCGGGCCGGGACTTCCCCGGAGTGGATGAGATCCGCAGATTGTCTATGGTGAGTCTTGAAGAAGGACTGATCGCCGGCTTTGATTCCACGATCAGCCTGCTGCTGCAGAAACGCCGGATCGTATTTCCGCTTACCGTGCTTGCACGTAATGATTTAGTAAGAATACTGGAGGAAAAAATATGA
- the rsfS gene encoding ribosome silencing factor has protein sequence MSVQSNKLFELALKAVEDKKAMNVVALDLRSVSPISDYFIICHGNSDTQVQAIATEVRKVVHEAGGVIRGIEGMDAARWVLMDLGDVIVHVFHRDEREYYNIERLWSDAKVVETV, from the coding sequence ATGAGTGTACAATCAAACAAGCTGTTCGAGCTGGCCCTGAAAGCGGTCGAAGATAAAAAAGCGATGAATGTCGTTGCCCTGGATCTGCGCAGTGTATCACCGATCAGTGATTATTTCATCATCTGTCATGGTAACTCTGACACCCAGGTACAAGCGATTGCCACTGAGGTGCGCAAAGTGGTCCACGAAGCCGGCGGCGTGATCCGCGGGATTGAAGGCATGGATGCCGCCCGCTGGGTGCTGATGGATCTCGGGGATGTTATCGTGCATGTCTTCCACCGTGACGAACGGGAGTATTACAATATCGAGCGTCTCTGGTCTGACGCCAAGGTTGTGGAAACGGTATGA
- a CDS encoding S1-like domain-containing RNA-binding protein, which produces MSLIAGTIVTLEVLREVSPYGYFLGAGDQDVMLHYTELVGSKPKIGSKVEVFIFFDTEDRLAATMKKPFLTLGELALLEVADIHPRLGCFLEMGLGRQLLLPIGELPELIELRPQIGDKVFVLMEHDKQGRLRAKLAGEQELAPLAFSAPESWRGQNVTARVYRPLQMGTFVVIDGGVLGFGVIGMIHSSERSRLLRLGEQVEARVSHIREDGRVNLAMTQRKEIGRDVDSAALLEFLHSRPGGAMPYSDATPPEIIKQRFGISKSAFKRAMGKLMKEGLITQKENWTYLAQPEENAPEQNQE; this is translated from the coding sequence ATGAGTCTGATTGCAGGTACTATCGTTACACTGGAAGTACTGCGTGAAGTTTCACCTTACGGGTACTTCCTGGGTGCAGGTGACCAGGATGTCATGCTGCACTATACCGAGCTTGTAGGCAGCAAGCCCAAGATCGGCAGCAAAGTGGAAGTGTTCATCTTCTTTGATACGGAGGACCGGCTTGCAGCAACAATGAAAAAGCCGTTTCTGACGCTCGGCGAGCTGGCACTGCTGGAAGTGGCCGACATTCATCCGCGGCTCGGCTGCTTCCTGGAGATGGGGCTTGGCCGCCAGCTGCTCTTGCCAATCGGTGAGCTGCCTGAGCTGATCGAGCTGCGCCCGCAGATTGGCGATAAAGTGTTCGTGCTGATGGAGCATGACAAGCAGGGCCGTCTGCGTGCCAAGCTGGCCGGTGAGCAGGAGCTTGCTCCGCTGGCTTTTTCCGCGCCGGAATCCTGGAGGGGCCAGAACGTTACAGCAAGAGTCTATAGACCCCTGCAGATGGGTACTTTCGTAGTCATAGACGGCGGAGTACTCGGCTTTGGTGTAATCGGGATGATTCATTCCTCCGAACGCAGCCGTCTGCTGCGCCTGGGGGAACAGGTTGAAGCACGAGTCTCCCATATCCGTGAGGACGGCCGCGTTAATCTGGCGATGACCCAGCGCAAGGAAATCGGCCGGGATGTAGATTCCGCAGCTTTGCTGGAATTTCTGCACTCCCGTCCGGGCGGCGCAATGCCGTATTCGGATGCAACACCACCGGAGATTATCAAGCAGCGCTTCGGCATCAGTAAGTCTGCCTTTAAGCGGGCGATGGGCAAGCTGATGAAGGAAGGCCTGATAACCCAGAAGGAGAACTGGACTTATCTGGCCCAGCCTGAAGAGAACGCTCCGGAACAGAATCAGGAATAG
- a CDS encoding class I SAM-dependent methyltransferase, with protein MSSYGKFAYVYDELMADMPYPDWLAFAEAAWVKYGKPRTVAELGCGTGSITIPLAAAGYHMTGIDLSSDMLAVAQQKMERHPQGRRFLREGSVRWIRQDMTEWELPEQVDSVISFCDCLNYVLEEKEIQAVFARTYAGLAPGGTFLFDVHHPNTLVRYEEEQPFVLDEPSVSYIWTCELDVPRREIEHHLSIFAREEGSGLYRRFEENHVQRAYDPQWLTEELRKAGFSEVQLYADFEWLPADDSAQRLFYVAVK; from the coding sequence TTGTCTTCCTACGGGAAATTTGCTTATGTATACGATGAACTGATGGCGGACATGCCGTATCCGGACTGGCTGGCCTTTGCTGAAGCCGCATGGGTTAAATACGGCAAGCCGCGCACAGTGGCTGAGCTTGGCTGCGGCACAGGCAGCATAACCATTCCGCTGGCTGCAGCAGGCTATCACATGACCGGGATTGATCTTTCCTCAGACATGCTGGCCGTCGCCCAGCAGAAGATGGAGCGGCATCCGCAGGGACGCCGTTTTCTGCGTGAGGGAAGCGTGCGCTGGATCAGGCAGGATATGACGGAATGGGAGCTGCCGGAGCAGGTTGATTCCGTCATTTCCTTCTGCGACTGCCTGAATTACGTGCTCGAGGAGAAGGAGATCCAGGCGGTTTTCGCCCGGACTTACGCCGGACTTGCGCCTGGTGGGACGTTCCTGTTCGATGTACATCATCCGAACACACTTGTCCGCTACGAGGAAGAACAGCCTTTCGTACTGGATGAACCGTCTGTATCCTACATCTGGACCTGTGAGCTGGATGTGCCGCGCCGGGAAATTGAGCATCATCTGTCCATTTTCGCCAGGGAAGAGGGAAGCGGGCTGTACCGCCGGTTTGAAGAAAATCATGTACAGCGCGCGTACGATCCGCAGTGGCTGACAGAAGAGCTCCGCAAGGCAGGCTTCAGTGAGGTGCAGTTGTATGCTGATTTCGAATGGCTTCCGGCAGATGACAGCGCCCAGCGCCTGTTCTATGTAGCTGTGAAATAA
- a CDS encoding asparagine synthase, whose protein sequence is MREGLIPTVLGTVVSASGAAFLGSRYKLAATGVLGFGLAHIVLGAIDLFEHR, encoded by the coding sequence ATGCGTGAAGGTCTGATCCCCACCGTTCTTGGTACCGTAGTTTCCGCTTCCGGCGCAGCTTTTCTGGGAAGCAGGTATAAGCTGGCCGCAACAGGCGTACTTGGCTTTGGTCTGGCACATATTGTCCTGGGTGCCATCGACTTGTTTGAGCACCGGTAA